A stretch of Usitatibacter palustris DNA encodes these proteins:
- the rpoC gene encoding DNA-directed RNA polymerase subunit beta' — protein MKALLDLFKQVTQEEEFDAIRIGLASPDKIRSWSYGEVKKPETINYRTFKPERDGLFCAKIFGPVKDYECLCGKYKRLKHRGVICEKCGVEVTLTKVRRERMGHIELASPVAHIWFLKSLPSRLGMVLDMTLRDIERVLYFEAYVVTDPGMTPLNRCQLLSEDDYLAKVEEYGDDFSAAMGAEGVRDLLRKLDVPRDIDTLRTDLAATSSETKIKKIAKRLKVLEAFNKSGIKPDWMIMEVLPVLPPDLRPLVPLDGGRFATSDLNDLYRRVINRNNRLKRLLELKAPEIIVRNEKRMLQEAVDSLLDNGRRGKAMTGANKRALKSLADMIKGKSGRFRQNLLGKRVDYSGRSVIVVGPTLKLHQCGLPKLMALELFKPFIFHKLEVMGLATTIKAAKRMVESQEPVVWDILEEVIREHPVLLNRAPTLHRLGIQAFEPVLIEGKAIQLHPLVCAAFNADFDGDQMAVHVPISLEAQMEARTLMLSSNNVLHTAHGEPVIVPSQDIVLGLYYATRDRVNARGEGSVFTNVAEVSRAYESGGVELHARVTVRIREVLKNEAGELTEVVNRHETTVGRSLLSEILPAGLPFAIINKALKKKEISKLINEAFRRCGIRETVIFADKLMYTGFTYATRAGLSICVDDLLIPSQKASIIDKSEEEVKEIERQYTSGLVTQGERYNKVVDIWGRAGDQIAKAMMDQLGSEKVIDRKGKEVSQESFNAIYMMADSGARGSAAQIRQLAGMRGLMAKPDGSIIETPITANFREGLNVLQYFISTHGARKGLADTALKTANSGYLTRRLVDVTQDLVVVEDDCGTVTGMDMKALVEGGEVVEPLRERILGRVVATDVLNPEGHEVVVAAGTPLDEDMVERIESLGIDEVKVRTPLTCDTRFGICARCYGRDLGRGSLVNVGEAVGVIAAQSIGEPGTQLTMRTFHIGGAASRTAVASSVEAKSNGLAQFSATMRYITNSREEQIAISRSGEIIIADDSGRERERHKVPYGATLTVKDGAKVKAGQSLSNWDPLTRPIITEYAGETKFDNVEEGVTVAKQIDETTGLSSLVVIDPKRRGTSATKGLRPAVKLIGDKGKEVKLATGDTPVNYTFQIGAIITVKNGQQVNVGDVLARIPQESSKTRDITGGLPRVAELFEARSPKDAGLLAEITGTVSFGKDTKGKQRLIITDVDGAAHEYLIPKEKHVTVHDGQVVNKGETIVDGPADPHDILRLQGMEALARYIIDEVQDVYRLQGVKINDKHIEVIVRQMLRRVQITDPGDTRFIVGEQVERADYLGENDRARNDGKKPAQFEYMLLGITKASLSTDSFISAASFQETTRVLTEAAIMGKKDDLRGLKENVIVGRLIPAGTGLAYHSTRKKKEVEPGASASFGFALDESDVGSEQVA, from the coding sequence ATGAAAGCATTGCTCGATCTGTTCAAGCAGGTCACCCAGGAAGAAGAGTTCGACGCCATTCGCATCGGGCTCGCATCGCCGGACAAGATCCGCTCGTGGTCCTACGGTGAAGTGAAGAAGCCGGAGACCATCAACTACCGCACCTTCAAGCCGGAGCGTGACGGCCTTTTCTGCGCCAAGATCTTCGGCCCGGTGAAGGACTATGAGTGCCTGTGCGGCAAGTACAAGCGCCTCAAGCACCGTGGCGTCATCTGCGAGAAGTGCGGTGTCGAAGTCACGCTCACCAAGGTGCGCCGCGAGCGCATGGGCCATATCGAGCTCGCGAGCCCCGTCGCCCACATCTGGTTCCTGAAGAGCCTCCCGTCCCGCCTGGGCATGGTGCTCGACATGACGCTGCGCGACATCGAACGCGTCCTGTACTTCGAAGCCTACGTCGTGACCGACCCGGGCATGACGCCGCTCAACCGCTGCCAGCTCCTCTCCGAGGACGACTACCTCGCGAAGGTCGAGGAGTACGGTGACGATTTCTCGGCTGCCATGGGCGCCGAGGGCGTTCGCGACCTGCTGCGCAAGCTCGACGTCCCCCGCGACATCGACACGCTGCGCACGGACCTCGCCGCCACGTCGTCGGAAACCAAGATCAAGAAGATCGCCAAGCGCCTGAAGGTGCTCGAGGCGTTCAACAAGTCGGGCATCAAGCCCGACTGGATGATCATGGAAGTGCTGCCCGTGCTGCCGCCGGACTTGCGTCCGCTGGTTCCGCTCGACGGCGGCCGCTTCGCGACGTCGGACCTGAACGACCTCTATCGTCGCGTGATCAACCGCAACAACCGCCTCAAGCGCCTGCTCGAGCTCAAGGCTCCCGAAATCATCGTGCGCAACGAAAAGCGCATGCTGCAGGAAGCCGTCGACTCGCTGCTCGACAACGGCCGCCGCGGCAAGGCGATGACGGGCGCCAACAAGCGCGCGCTCAAGTCGCTCGCCGACATGATCAAGGGCAAGAGCGGCCGCTTCCGCCAGAACCTGCTCGGCAAGCGCGTCGACTACTCGGGCCGTTCGGTCATTGTGGTCGGCCCGACGCTCAAGCTCCACCAGTGCGGCCTGCCCAAGCTGATGGCGCTCGAGCTGTTCAAGCCCTTCATCTTCCACAAGCTCGAAGTGATGGGGCTTGCGACGACGATCAAGGCGGCCAAGCGCATGGTCGAGAGCCAGGAACCGGTGGTCTGGGACATCCTCGAAGAGGTGATCCGCGAGCACCCGGTGCTGCTCAACCGCGCACCGACGCTCCACCGCCTCGGCATCCAGGCGTTCGAGCCGGTGCTGATCGAAGGCAAGGCGATCCAGCTGCACCCGCTGGTTTGCGCCGCGTTCAACGCGGACTTCGACGGTGACCAGATGGCGGTCCACGTGCCCATCTCGCTCGAAGCGCAGATGGAAGCGCGCACGCTCATGCTGTCGTCCAACAACGTGCTCCACACGGCGCACGGCGAACCGGTCATCGTGCCGTCGCAGGACATCGTGCTGGGCCTGTACTACGCCACCCGCGATCGCGTGAACGCGCGCGGCGAGGGCTCGGTGTTCACCAACGTCGCTGAAGTCAGCCGTGCCTACGAGTCGGGCGGCGTGGAGCTGCACGCGCGTGTCACGGTGCGCATCCGCGAGGTCCTTAAGAACGAAGCGGGCGAGCTCACCGAAGTGGTGAATCGCCACGAGACGACCGTTGGTCGCTCGCTCCTGTCGGAAATCCTGCCGGCGGGCCTGCCGTTCGCGATCATCAACAAGGCGCTCAAGAAGAAGGAAATCTCGAAGCTCATCAACGAGGCGTTCCGCCGCTGCGGCATCCGCGAAACGGTGATCTTCGCCGACAAGCTGATGTACACGGGCTTCACCTACGCCACGCGCGCCGGCCTATCGATCTGCGTCGACGACCTGCTCATCCCTTCGCAGAAGGCGAGCATCATCGACAAGAGCGAAGAGGAAGTGAAGGAAATCGAGCGCCAGTACACCTCGGGTCTCGTGACCCAGGGCGAGCGCTACAACAAGGTGGTCGACATCTGGGGCCGCGCCGGCGACCAGATCGCCAAGGCGATGATGGACCAGCTCGGCAGCGAGAAGGTCATCGATCGCAAGGGCAAGGAAGTCTCGCAGGAGTCGTTCAACGCGATCTACATGATGGCCGATTCGGGCGCGCGTGGTTCCGCGGCGCAGATTCGCCAGCTGGCCGGCATGCGCGGCCTGATGGCGAAGCCGGACGGCTCGATCATCGAGACGCCGATCACGGCGAACTTCCGCGAAGGCCTGAACGTTCTGCAGTACTTCATCTCGACGCACGGCGCCCGCAAGGGTCTTGCCGATACGGCGCTGAAGACCGCGAACTCCGGCTACCTCACGCGCCGCCTGGTCGACGTCACCCAGGATCTCGTGGTGGTGGAAGACGATTGCGGCACGGTCACCGGCATGGACATGAAGGCGCTGGTCGAAGGCGGCGAAGTGGTCGAGCCGCTGCGCGAGCGCATTCTGGGCCGCGTCGTCGCGACCGACGTGCTCAATCCGGAGGGCCACGAGGTTGTGGTCGCCGCGGGCACGCCGCTGGACGAGGATATGGTTGAGCGCATCGAGTCGCTGGGCATCGACGAAGTCAAGGTGCGCACGCCGCTCACATGCGATACGCGTTTCGGCATCTGCGCGCGCTGCTACGGCCGCGACCTGGGCCGTGGCTCGCTCGTGAACGTCGGCGAGGCTGTCGGCGTCATCGCCGCGCAGTCGATCGGCGAACCGGGCACGCAGCTCACGATGCGCACGTTCCACATCGGTGGCGCGGCTTCGCGTACCGCGGTGGCGAGCTCCGTCGAAGCGAAGTCGAACGGCCTGGCGCAGTTCTCGGCCACGATGCGCTACATCACCAACTCGCGTGAGGAACAGATCGCGATTTCGCGCAGCGGCGAGATCATCATCGCCGACGACAGCGGCCGCGAGCGCGAGCGCCACAAGGTTCCCTATGGCGCGACGCTCACGGTGAAGGACGGCGCGAAGGTGAAGGCCGGCCAGTCGCTCTCCAATTGGGATCCGCTCACGCGCCCCATCATCACCGAGTACGCGGGCGAGACGAAGTTCGACAACGTCGAGGAAGGCGTCACCGTGGCCAAGCAGATCGACGAGACCACGGGCCTTTCGAGCCTGGTCGTGATCGATCCGAAGCGCCGCGGCACGTCGGCTACCAAGGGCCTGCGCCCGGCGGTGAAGCTGATCGGCGACAAGGGCAAGGAAGTGAAGCTTGCCACGGGTGATACCCCGGTGAACTACACGTTCCAGATCGGCGCGATCATCACGGTCAAGAACGGCCAGCAGGTGAACGTGGGCGACGTGCTCGCGCGTATCCCGCAGGAGTCGTCCAAGACCCGCGACATCACGGGCGGCCTGCCGCGCGTGGCCGAGCTCTTCGAAGCGCGCTCGCCGAAGGATGCGGGCCTGCTCGCGGAGATCACCGGCACGGTTTCGTTCGGCAAGGACACGAAGGGCAAGCAGCGCCTGATCATCACGGACGTCGATGGCGCCGCCCACGAGTACCTGATCCCGAAGGAAAAGCACGTCACCGTGCACGACGGCCAGGTGGTCAACAAGGGCGAGACGATCGTCGACGGCCCGGCGGATCCGCACGACATCCTTCGCCTCCAGGGGATGGAAGCGCTCGCGCGCTACATCATCGACGAGGTGCAGGACGTCTACCGCCTGCAGGGCGTGAAGATCAACGACAAGCACATCGAGGTCATCGTTCGCCAGATGCTCCGCCGGGTCCAGATCACGGATCCGGGCGACACCCGCTTCATTGTGGGCGAGCAGGTCGAGCGTGCCGACTACCTCGGCGAGAACGACCGGGCCAGGAACGACGGCAAGAAGCCGGCCCAGTTCGAGTACATGCTGCTCGGCATCACCAAGGCGTCCCTGTCGACCGACTCGTTCATCTCGGCGGCCTCCTTCCAGGAGACCACCCGGGTGCTCACCGAGGCGGCCATCATGGGCAAGAAGGACGACCTGCGCGGCCTCAAGGAGAACGTCATCGTCGGTCGCCTCATCCCGGCGGGCACGGGCCTGGCCTACCACTCGACCCGGAAGAAGAAGGAAGTCGAGCCGGGCGCCAGCGCTTCGTTCGGCTTTGCCCTGGACGAGTCTGACGTTGGTAGCGAGCAGGTTGCTTGA